From Melopsittacus undulatus isolate bMelUnd1 chromosome 19, bMelUnd1.mat.Z, whole genome shotgun sequence, a single genomic window includes:
- the ACER1 gene encoding alkaline ceramidase 1 yields the protein MPSIFSYQSAEVDWCEGNFERSQIIAEYYNTISNASFFILSPVLLYLNRQYRQQRPLPLYIVSALLLCVGIFSTYFHMTLSYVGQLLDELSILWTLAVSYAVWYPRVYFPRCIKTRKHFFWLSGITTVISTFMSFIKPAFNAYALNCIAFHLLYLTRRELKKCNDKRVHQMAKVMVIWWVLAISSWISDRWLCGLWQAINFPYFHSFWHVLIAMSLLYCCPLVIYFDTNYEMPAFKPKIGYWPSDSSPIVVPYIILEEPHKQC from the exons ATGCCCAGCATATTCTCCTACCAGAGTGCTGAAGTGGACTGGTGTGAAGGCAACTTTGAGCGCTCACAAATCATCGCTGAGTACTACAACACT ATCAGCAATGCAAGCTTCTTCATCCTTTCTCCTGTCCTGCTCTACCTGAACCGGCAGTACCGTCAGCAGCGTCCCTTGCCCTTGTATATCGTCTCTGCCCTGCTCTTGTGTGTAG GAATCTTCTCCACGTACTTTCACATGACCCTGAGCTACGTGGGACAACTCTTGGATGAGCTCTCCATCCTCTGGACACTGGCTGTGTCATATGCAGTTTGGTACCCAAGGGTTTACTTCCCCAGGTGCATCAAGACCAG gaagcatttcttctgGTTGAGTGGCATCACCACTGTGATCAGTACCTTCATGTCCTTCATCAAACCAGCCTTCAATGCCTACGCGCTCAACTGCATCGCCTTCCACCTGCTGTACCTGACACGGCGTGAGCTGAAAAA GTGCAATGACAAAAGGGTTCACCAGATGGCCAAGGTCATGGTCATATGGTGGGTACTGGCCATCAGCAGCTGGATCAGTGACCGGTGGCTCTGTGGGCTCTGGCAGGCCATCAACTTCCCCTACTTCCACAGCTTCTG GCATGTGCTCATAGCCATGTCCCTCCTATACTGCTGCCCACTGGTCATCTACTTTGACACCAACTACGAGATGCCAGCGTTCAAGCCAAAGATAGGATATTGGCCCAGTGACTCTTCGCCTATCGTGGTGCCTTACATTATCCTGGAGGAACCCCACAAGCAGTGCTAG